One Nitrospirota bacterium DNA segment encodes these proteins:
- a CDS encoding glycosyltransferase, whose translation MNVVLFSEVTVERVIGGAERVLLQQSLGLAKLGHQVRVIVRAPCESAEATCSIGNVTERRYPVTRTSEPAFVWSSVQNSLRAFDVMGQTGPIDVGVIHQSLAGLGPILSRYRRVGRWVYVCHSLAHEEYLTRAERAPSTLERIRRKLSARARRWIERMVMRRCHHVVVLSEFMKRQVIAAHGIAPKDITVVPGAADLALFYPAEDRAEVRRELKIPENRTVLFTVRNLVPRMGLEHLIEAMTLLGEERRNLLLLIGGEGPLRQRLEELICSKGLQDSVQLLGFVPEEQLAKYYQASDLVVMPTLQLEGFGLVTVEALACGTPVMGTPVGAIPEVLSTVDPLLVTEGTDGGSLATTLRLWLTRFREQPGERERLSKKGREVVERRFNWEAHTAQLDRLFAAGSKAGQVTGARKVIHVITRLDYGGSAQNTMLTALGHDPEQFEPLVVAGYPGSWDAQGGQAATEENCRRLDQAGVRWLLLPSLTRAVHPLKDLQALWQLIGLFRREQPALVHTHTSKAGVVGRMAAWLARVPVIVHTPHGHVFYGHFGPFRSWLFLQIERGLSLITDRLIALTDAERQDHLDRTVGRADRFAVVPSGIDREKFGQARAHGKQQPDWFGCPADALVVGSVGWLTDIKGHEHLIEAIAALKQDFPSLHLVIVGSGGRQDALLQQAESLGIRDAVHLLGHREDVDICLAGMDLFVLPSLNEGMGRALIEAMASGLPVIASRVGGIPTVVDHERTGLLVSPGDAGALAGALRRMLERPEWARQLGVAASRSVDSRYGSRSMVHAIESIFAEALTVHG comes from the coding sequence ATGAACGTCGTTCTGTTCTCAGAGGTTACGGTCGAGCGGGTGATCGGCGGTGCCGAGCGAGTCCTTCTCCAGCAGTCGTTAGGTCTCGCCAAGCTGGGCCATCAGGTGCGCGTCATCGTGCGGGCTCCCTGCGAGTCTGCCGAGGCGACATGCTCGATCGGCAACGTGACTGAACGGCGCTATCCCGTGACCAGAACCAGCGAGCCGGCCTTTGTCTGGTCGTCGGTACAGAATTCCCTGCGCGCCTTCGATGTGATGGGGCAGACCGGTCCTATCGATGTCGGGGTCATCCATCAATCGTTGGCTGGTCTCGGTCCGATCTTGTCTCGCTATCGCAGGGTCGGCCGCTGGGTCTATGTCTGTCATTCGCTGGCGCATGAGGAATACCTCACGAGGGCGGAGCGGGCACCTTCGACATTGGAACGGATCAGACGGAAGCTGAGCGCGCGCGCCAGACGGTGGATTGAACGAATGGTGATGCGCCGCTGTCATCATGTGGTGGTCTTGAGCGAGTTCATGAAACGGCAGGTCATAGCCGCTCATGGCATTGCGCCGAAGGACATTACGGTGGTCCCTGGTGCAGCCGATCTTGCCCTGTTCTATCCGGCAGAGGATCGGGCCGAGGTCAGGCGAGAGCTGAAAATTCCCGAGAACCGTACCGTGTTGTTCACGGTGCGCAATCTGGTCCCTCGCATGGGGTTGGAACATCTGATTGAAGCCATGACGCTTCTCGGGGAGGAGCGGCGGAACCTACTCCTCTTGATCGGCGGGGAAGGCCCTCTCCGCCAGCGATTGGAGGAGCTGATTTGCAGCAAGGGATTGCAAGACTCCGTACAGTTGCTCGGGTTTGTGCCGGAGGAACAGTTGGCGAAGTATTACCAGGCCTCTGACTTGGTCGTGATGCCGACGCTGCAGCTCGAAGGGTTCGGCCTGGTGACGGTCGAAGCGCTGGCCTGCGGCACTCCGGTGATGGGGACGCCAGTTGGCGCGATTCCGGAAGTATTGAGTACGGTCGATCCGTTGTTGGTGACAGAAGGGACAGATGGAGGGTCTCTCGCAACGACCTTGCGATTATGGCTGACGCGATTCCGTGAGCAGCCTGGTGAGCGGGAGCGCCTTTCGAAGAAAGGCCGTGAGGTCGTGGAGCGGCGCTTCAATTGGGAAGCCCATACGGCGCAGTTGGATCGTCTCTTTGCCGCTGGTTCGAAAGCCGGACAAGTGACTGGGGCGAGGAAGGTGATCCATGTAATCACGCGCCTCGACTATGGCGGGTCTGCGCAGAATACGATGTTGACGGCCCTCGGTCATGATCCTGAGCAGTTCGAGCCGCTGGTGGTGGCTGGTTATCCGGGTTCGTGGGATGCGCAAGGTGGACAGGCTGCGACAGAGGAGAATTGCCGGAGACTCGATCAGGCCGGAGTTCGTTGGCTGCTGCTGCCTTCCCTGACGCGAGCCGTTCACCCGCTGAAAGATCTTCAGGCCTTGTGGCAATTGATCGGCCTCTTCCGGCGAGAGCAGCCGGCATTGGTCCATACCCATACGTCGAAGGCCGGCGTGGTGGGACGAATGGCAGCTTGGTTGGCGAGGGTGCCAGTCATCGTCCATACGCCGCATGGCCATGTGTTCTACGGCCATTTCGGTCCCTTCCGGTCATGGTTGTTTCTGCAGATCGAACGAGGGTTGAGCCTGATCACAGACCGTCTGATCGCATTGACGGACGCGGAGCGGCAGGACCACCTCGATCGTACAGTCGGCAGGGCTGACCGATTCGCTGTCGTGCCGAGCGGGATCGATCGTGAGAAGTTCGGACAGGCGAGGGCTCACGGGAAACAACAGCCGGACTGGTTCGGTTGCCCCGCGGATGCATTGGTCGTCGGGTCGGTCGGGTGGCTCACCGATATTAAAGGCCACGAACATCTGATCGAAGCCATCGCTGCATTGAAACAGGATTTCCCCTCTCTTCACCTCGTGATCGTCGGGAGTGGGGGTCGGCAGGACGCATTGTTACAGCAGGCAGAATCGCTCGGTATCCGCGATGCCGTACATCTCCTCGGTCACAGGGAGGATGTCGATATCTGCCTCGCGGGGATGGACCTGTTTGTCTTACCCTCGCTGAATGAAGGGATGGGCCGTGCGTTGATCGAAGCCATGGCATCTGGACTTCCGGTGATTGCTTCACGCGTCGGCGGTATTCCGACCGTGGTCGATCACGAACGAACCGGCTTGCTGGTCTCGCCAGGCGATGCCGGTGCATTGGCAGGGGCGTTACGGCGGATGCTCGAGCGACCGGAGTGGGCCAGGCAGTTGGGCGTCGCAGCGAGCCGTAGCGTGGATAGCCGATATGGATCGCGCTCCATGGTCCATGCCATCGAATCTATCTTTGCCGAGGCGCTCACGGTTCATGGGTAA
- a CDS encoding methyltransferase domain-containing protein, which produces MGYDLTRSQFNRLVRAYQPSRYETFGAEDARFTTPMNHALKSRDRLHVALRSGLQRLPEGPQTIVDFGPFPGSLLRLLRGIQPTKTARLFGAGLMASPEFVQFMKQDADVEILTVNLDPAGQQFTSKGYQETVPLPDSSAQLVFALEIVEHLISPFHLMTEAYRLLKPGGHVVITTPNVTRIGNIFKLLVGRSPNDRLAPPGYNDPNDEWRPHAREYAMHELAEMLRHVGFEIALSRFFLGEDTQDCQQTARQSAIDWTKLPFYLVPHLRGSLLILGRKP; this is translated from the coding sequence ATGGGTTATGACCTTACCAGAAGCCAGTTCAATCGCCTGGTGCGCGCGTACCAGCCCTCGCGGTATGAAACGTTTGGCGCGGAAGACGCGCGTTTCACGACCCCGATGAATCATGCCTTGAAATCTCGCGACCGCCTTCATGTGGCGCTACGAAGCGGGTTGCAGCGTCTTCCTGAAGGCCCTCAGACGATTGTGGATTTCGGTCCCTTCCCAGGCAGTCTCTTGCGCCTCTTGCGGGGGATTCAGCCGACGAAGACGGCGCGGCTGTTCGGCGCCGGTTTGATGGCGAGTCCGGAGTTTGTGCAATTCATGAAGCAGGATGCCGATGTAGAGATTCTCACCGTGAATCTCGATCCTGCCGGGCAACAGTTCACGTCGAAAGGGTACCAGGAGACGGTCCCGCTGCCGGACTCTTCCGCACAGCTCGTCTTTGCCCTGGAGATCGTCGAACATCTGATATCGCCGTTTCATTTGATGACGGAAGCCTACAGATTGCTGAAGCCCGGTGGGCATGTGGTGATCACCACCCCGAATGTCACCCGCATCGGCAATATTTTCAAGCTGCTGGTCGGCCGATCACCCAACGATCGGCTGGCTCCTCCCGGGTACAACGATCCCAACGATGAGTGGCGACCGCATGCGCGGGAATATGCGATGCATGAACTGGCGGAGATGCTGCGTCACGTCGGATTCGAGATCGCGCTCTCAAGGTTTTTCTTGGGCGAAGACACGCAGGATTGCCAACAGACCGCCCGCCAGAGCGCGATCGACTGGACCAAGCTGCCGTTTTATCTTGTTCCGCATTTGCGCGGGAGTCTGTTGATCCTGGGGAGAAAACCCTGA
- a CDS encoding PIG-L deacetylase family protein — protein MATERRVPMRILAIGAHPDDIEAGCGGTLLKYAQKGHRIFLLVMTSGDKGGASGIRKREQARSAKQLGVEKIYWGGYKDTAVPMGLDVIQKIEQVVQEVQPHFIFSHYHDDTHQDHRHLAMSTITATRYTKNVLFYEGPTTQNFSPTVFVDIDQVVEAKVKSIEAHVSQVKKTNIEGLSIVDVIRAGAHFRGIQGRVKNAEGFVPLRLFINIGV, from the coding sequence ATGGCAACTGAGCGTAGAGTGCCGATGCGGATTCTGGCCATTGGCGCGCATCCGGACGATATCGAGGCAGGGTGCGGAGGTACGTTGCTCAAGTATGCGCAAAAGGGACATCGCATCTTTCTCCTGGTGATGACCTCCGGCGATAAGGGGGGCGCGAGCGGCATACGCAAACGCGAGCAGGCACGATCGGCGAAACAATTGGGCGTCGAAAAGATTTATTGGGGTGGATACAAGGACACGGCGGTGCCGATGGGGCTGGACGTGATTCAGAAAATCGAGCAGGTGGTGCAGGAAGTGCAGCCGCATTTCATTTTCTCGCACTATCACGACGATACCCATCAGGACCATCGGCATTTGGCGATGAGTACGATCACCGCGACCCGCTACACCAAGAATGTGCTGTTCTACGAAGGGCCGACCACCCAGAATTTTTCTCCGACCGTCTTCGTCGATATTGACCAAGTGGTCGAGGCGAAGGTGAAATCGATCGAGGCCCATGTCTCGCAGGTGAAAAAGACCAACATCGAAGGCCTGAGTATCGTAGATGTGATTCGGGCCGGAGCGCATTTTCGTGGCATCCAGGGCCGGGTGAAAAACGCAGAAGGCTTTGTTCCGCTGCGATTGTTTATTAATATCGGCGTATGA
- a CDS encoding glycosyltransferase — translation MPVVVAELAGSAAYGGGERYLELLFERLDRTRYRSLLICPEPGSFIGRMEARGVETHLVHLAPLFNPFALWRLSRLLVQERVTILQTHGARSNFYGRIAGRLAGVPVIISTVHNSLKDYEVSVFTRWVYAAALRLTLALVQRVICVSDATRRDLIDECSAAVAKVQVVHNGIDPSDFSAQPDRQKIRRELGLGQRPVLVTIARLTAAKGHRYLLEALPGLLNRWPELCCLFVGEGELQDALQRTARELGVERACLFVGVRTDIADILASADLFVLPSISEGFPFVLLEALAIGCPVVASMVNGIPELIENGKTGLLVPARDHQALARAIQALLSDPVAASRMGAAGRTVVREQFTADRMVANTTAIFDAAVQDAGGPLSVQRQVIA, via the coding sequence ATGCCGGTCGTGGTGGCAGAACTGGCCGGGTCCGCGGCGTATGGAGGCGGTGAGCGATATCTAGAACTACTCTTTGAGCGACTCGACCGCACGCGGTATCGATCGCTGTTGATTTGTCCAGAGCCCGGTTCGTTTATAGGGCGGATGGAAGCGCGAGGCGTGGAGACTCACCTCGTGCACCTGGCGCCCTTGTTCAATCCTTTTGCCCTCTGGCGGTTGAGTCGGTTGTTGGTTCAGGAACGAGTGACCATTCTCCAGACGCATGGTGCCCGGTCAAACTTTTATGGGCGGATTGCGGGACGTCTGGCCGGCGTCCCAGTCATTATTTCAACCGTTCATAATTCACTGAAAGACTATGAAGTTTCTGTCTTCACACGATGGGTCTATGCGGCAGCACTTCGCCTGACGCTCGCACTGGTCCAACGGGTCATCTGCGTCTCGGACGCCACTCGCCGTGATTTGATCGACGAATGTTCGGCCGCGGTGGCGAAGGTGCAAGTGGTCCACAACGGCATAGACCCCTCGGACTTTTCTGCACAGCCGGATCGCCAGAAAATCAGACGGGAGTTAGGGCTGGGACAGCGGCCAGTCTTGGTGACGATCGCGCGGTTGACCGCAGCAAAGGGACATCGCTATTTGCTGGAGGCGCTTCCAGGACTGCTGAACAGGTGGCCGGAGCTCTGCTGCCTGTTTGTGGGAGAAGGTGAATTACAAGACGCGTTGCAGCGGACGGCGAGAGAGCTGGGTGTCGAGCGGGCCTGCCTGTTTGTGGGGGTCCGTACAGACATCGCCGATATCCTGGCTTCGGCGGATCTGTTCGTCTTGCCCTCTATCTCTGAAGGGTTTCCCTTTGTGCTGTTGGAAGCGCTGGCGATAGGTTGTCCCGTCGTTGCGTCAATGGTGAACGGTATTCCTGAGCTGATTGAAAACGGGAAGACGGGGCTCCTTGTGCCTGCGCGAGACCATCAGGCGCTTGCGCGGGCCATACAAGCATTGTTGAGCGATCCGGTCGCGGCATCGAGGATGGGAGCCGCGGGACGAACGGTGGTACGAGAGCAGTTCACGGCGGATCGCATGGTAGCGAATACGACGGCCATCTTCGATGCGGCAGTGCAAGACGCGGGCGGGCCGTTATCGGTCCAGAGGCAGGTGATCGCGTGA
- a CDS encoding WbqC family protein: MRVTIHQPQFLPWLGYLDKIDQADLFIALDTVQFKKNEWQNRNRIRTADGCQWITVPVIHRFGQLVKDVRINQTVNWRAQHLRALEIHYAKAPFRDRYLPELRSLYEAPWERLHDVNLAVIRWLLGAFGITTPVRCASEWEAREEPTDRLIDLCHAVGASVYLSGPGGDAYLDVPRFESSGLTLEMQRFQHPLYGQVYEPFMPAMSAIDLLCCCGPEALTRLREAQAGQNVNAVTKQ, encoded by the coding sequence ATGCGCGTCACCATTCATCAACCGCAGTTTTTGCCCTGGCTGGGGTATCTGGACAAGATCGATCAGGCGGATCTGTTTATCGCACTAGACACGGTGCAGTTCAAAAAAAATGAATGGCAGAATCGCAATCGGATCAGAACGGCAGACGGGTGCCAATGGATTACGGTGCCGGTGATCCATCGCTTCGGCCAATTGGTGAAGGATGTGCGGATTAATCAGACGGTGAACTGGCGGGCTCAACATCTGCGGGCGCTCGAGATCCATTATGCGAAGGCGCCGTTTCGTGACCGCTATCTGCCGGAGTTGCGCAGCCTCTATGAGGCCCCATGGGAACGGCTGCATGACGTGAATCTTGCGGTCATCCGCTGGTTGCTGGGGGCCTTCGGGATTACGACGCCCGTTCGGTGCGCGTCGGAGTGGGAGGCGCGTGAAGAGCCTACCGATCGATTAATCGATCTGTGCCATGCCGTTGGCGCATCGGTCTATCTGTCGGGCCCCGGCGGGGATGCCTATCTGGACGTGCCTCGGTTTGAATCGTCCGGGTTGACGTTAGAGATGCAACGGTTCCAGCATCCGCTGTATGGACAAGTCTACGAACCGTTTATGCCGGCGATGTCGGCGATCGATCTGTTGTGTTGTTGCGGGCCGGAGGCGCTGACGCGATTGCGCGAAGCGCAGGCTGGGCAGAACGTCAATGCGGTGACAAAGCAGTAA
- a CDS encoding glycosyltransferase family 39 protein, producing the protein MTQVNDARSAGRWSPTALLLLAGLLGLLARAWMISHTPRQGYAVDDLFDTLAWNLASIGRFTLDGSTPSAHVGPLYPAVLAAFYHLVGHRPDWVPYLHVVFDIGTSSCIYLVGTRLFGSWTGAIAASVMFLYPTYWTYDPRIRSESLLTLLMSAWLWATIVSIESRRLRHFAIMGMFAGLSLLCKPAAMLLGIGVVALAYGGAETIGCKTRSATVYLLACLLIVMPWTIRNYLTFDAVMPVSAGVGAGLWMGSDPVSRGSWPMSNETELQIWETAGITPLPHAYAMYEVSTDQLLREKGWARIREAPVRYLWLTLTRMFDFWIGNSYYLVNSDQGFVSSLSKDVADRGWLVASYSVGKRLLLIPGLVLLAVWSAWSHRTRWQELLPLYLFPIGLMSGYVLFTVEAGRYALPVLPCLMVLSVAGLAHVRLSRMSGRHR; encoded by the coding sequence ATGACGCAGGTCAACGACGCGCGATCAGCCGGACGATGGTCTCCCACGGCGCTGTTGTTGTTGGCCGGTCTGCTGGGATTGTTGGCCAGGGCCTGGATGATTTCCCATACGCCAAGGCAGGGTTATGCCGTCGATGATCTGTTCGATACCTTGGCCTGGAATCTTGCATCGATTGGACGGTTCACTCTGGATGGGAGCACGCCGTCGGCCCATGTCGGTCCTCTCTATCCCGCTGTCTTAGCCGCGTTCTATCACCTGGTCGGTCACAGACCGGATTGGGTGCCCTATCTGCATGTCGTCTTCGACATCGGCACAAGCAGCTGTATCTACCTGGTGGGAACGAGACTGTTTGGCTCTTGGACCGGTGCGATCGCGGCATCGGTCATGTTTCTCTATCCAACCTACTGGACCTACGATCCTCGGATCAGGAGTGAGAGCCTGCTGACATTGCTGATGAGCGCATGGTTATGGGCGACGATCGTCTCGATCGAATCAAGACGACTCCGCCACTTTGCCATCATGGGCATGTTCGCCGGGCTGAGCCTGCTATGTAAGCCGGCTGCGATGCTGCTGGGGATCGGTGTCGTCGCGCTGGCCTATGGGGGAGCCGAGACCATAGGATGCAAGACCCGCTCTGCGACGGTGTATCTGCTCGCCTGTCTGCTGATCGTGATGCCCTGGACCATCCGTAACTATCTGACGTTCGATGCGGTCATGCCCGTGTCTGCCGGAGTCGGGGCCGGCCTCTGGATGGGCAGTGACCCCGTCTCGCGAGGGAGTTGGCCCATGTCCAATGAGACTGAGTTGCAGATTTGGGAAACCGCCGGGATTACCCCCTTGCCTCATGCCTATGCGATGTACGAGGTGTCGACCGATCAGCTCTTGCGGGAGAAGGGCTGGGCGCGTATCAGAGAAGCGCCGGTTCGATACCTCTGGCTGACGCTGACCAGAATGTTCGATTTCTGGATCGGGAATTCCTACTACCTGGTCAACTCAGATCAGGGATTTGTCTCTAGTCTCAGTAAGGATGTTGCAGACCGAGGCTGGCTGGTGGCTAGTTACAGTGTCGGGAAACGACTGCTCCTGATTCCTGGTCTGGTCCTGTTGGCGGTCTGGAGCGCCTGGTCTCATCGAACGCGCTGGCAGGAACTTCTTCCCCTCTATCTGTTCCCCATCGGCCTGATGTCGGGCTACGTACTATTCACAGTAGAAGCTGGCCGGTATGCGTTGCCTGTGCTACCGTGCCTTATGGTGCTGTCGGTGGCGGGATTGGCGCACGTTCGCCTCTCGAGAATGTCTGGACGCCATCGGTAA
- the asnB gene encoding asparagine synthase (glutamine-hydrolyzing) translates to MCGICGLVGDNDPVLLERMLARLIHRGPDDEGMHSAAGVALGARRLRVIDPRGGHQPVRNESGSVWAVLNGEIYNYRELREELIRKGHRFQSDCDTEVLVHLYEEEGPEGVYRLRGMFAYAIWDRERELVLLVRDRLGIKPLYYSVQPGHAGAAHRVLFSSELPSLLEGLPDWRIRPQAIADFLSLLYVPGPDTLVEGVYQLRPGEALKIVRGRLEFWRYYRPEEEVLRQVEFQQGDQREQFRSMLRDSVQAHLISDVPLGLFLSGGLDSASILACMREVIPGSIKTFSIGYEAPEDQSYNELKAARLLATHFGTDHTEALLRPDAVSLLPRVVAGMGEPFADSSAIPTYLVSEVARQSVTVALSGIGGDELFGGYPRYLGIRAAAQYAALPVAMRTWFAARAESLSDGSGSRNALGRIKRFLLDGNRPLHEQYLRWTTFQPAGWDGPLLADGLRMAVADRSALHNLGRLFDQWPSDEPADRAMGVDLQTYLPDDLLRMGDRMSMAHSLELRVPFCDHHLLAFACSLPAATRLQGWKLKGFMRSALRDLLPSSIVSGPKRGFMLPLGRWLREDLREMSRDLLSDEAIRRRGYVDPSYVQWLLAEHQSGRRNFTDQIYALMVLELWHRQVAQPVSNQTMGVGAA, encoded by the coding sequence ATGTGCGGTATTTGTGGCCTTGTGGGCGATAACGATCCGGTCCTGCTTGAGCGGATGCTTGCCCGCCTGATCCATCGTGGGCCTGACGATGAGGGGATGCATTCTGCCGCAGGCGTCGCACTGGGTGCGCGGCGATTACGAGTGATCGATCCGCGCGGCGGCCATCAACCGGTTCGCAACGAGAGCGGCTCTGTCTGGGCGGTTTTAAACGGGGAGATCTACAACTATCGCGAACTTCGCGAGGAGTTGATCCGGAAAGGCCATCGCTTTCAGTCCGATTGTGACACCGAAGTGCTGGTGCATCTCTATGAAGAGGAGGGGCCAGAGGGGGTCTATCGGCTGCGCGGCATGTTCGCCTATGCCATCTGGGATCGAGAGCGGGAGCTCGTTTTATTGGTCCGCGATCGCTTGGGGATCAAACCGCTCTACTACTCCGTTCAACCGGGGCATGCCGGCGCGGCTCATCGCGTGCTCTTTTCGTCGGAGCTCCCATCGCTGTTGGAAGGTCTGCCGGATTGGAGGATTCGTCCGCAGGCCATCGCAGATTTCCTGTCGCTGCTCTATGTGCCTGGCCCCGATACGCTGGTGGAAGGGGTCTATCAGCTCCGGCCGGGCGAGGCCCTCAAGATTGTGCGGGGCCGGTTGGAGTTCTGGCGCTATTACCGTCCCGAGGAAGAGGTCCTTCGCCAGGTCGAGTTTCAGCAGGGCGACCAGCGGGAGCAATTTCGGAGCATGCTCCGTGACTCTGTACAGGCCCACTTGATCAGCGACGTCCCGCTCGGCTTGTTTCTCTCTGGTGGGCTGGATTCCGCGTCGATCCTGGCCTGTATGCGCGAGGTCATTCCTGGATCAATCAAAACGTTTTCGATCGGGTACGAGGCGCCGGAAGACCAATCGTACAATGAGCTCAAGGCCGCCAGGCTCCTTGCGACGCATTTCGGGACCGACCATACGGAAGCCCTGTTGCGTCCGGATGCGGTCTCGCTGTTGCCTCGTGTCGTGGCCGGTATGGGGGAGCCATTCGCCGACTCGTCCGCCATCCCCACCTATCTGGTGTCCGAGGTGGCCAGGCAGTCTGTGACGGTCGCGCTGTCCGGTATCGGCGGGGATGAACTCTTCGGCGGGTATCCCCGCTATCTCGGGATACGTGCGGCAGCTCAGTATGCCGCGCTTCCCGTGGCGATGCGTACTTGGTTCGCCGCCCGAGCAGAGTCTCTATCTGACGGTTCAGGGAGCCGCAATGCGCTCGGCCGCATCAAACGGTTTCTGCTCGATGGCAACCGTCCCCTCCATGAGCAATATCTCCGCTGGACGACGTTTCAACCAGCCGGATGGGATGGACCATTGTTGGCCGATGGACTGCGTATGGCCGTCGCCGATCGCTCGGCGCTCCACAATCTCGGGCGTCTCTTCGATCAATGGCCGTCTGATGAGCCGGCCGATCGAGCCATGGGTGTCGATCTGCAAACCTATCTGCCGGACGATCTGTTGCGAATGGGTGATCGGATGAGCATGGCCCATTCACTTGAACTTCGCGTGCCGTTTTGCGACCACCATCTGCTGGCCTTTGCCTGTTCCTTGCCGGCTGCCACGAGACTGCAAGGATGGAAGCTGAAAGGATTCATGAGGTCTGCCCTGCGAGACCTCTTGCCGAGCAGCATCGTCTCTGGTCCGAAGCGAGGATTCATGCTACCGCTTGGACGATGGCTGCGGGAGGATCTTCGCGAGATGAGCCGGGATCTGTTGTCCGATGAGGCGATTCGCCGGCGAGGCTATGTCGATCCTTCCTATGTGCAGTGGTTGCTGGCTGAGCATCAGAGCGGGAGACGGAATTTCACCGATCAGATTTATGCGCTCATGGTGTTGGAACTATGGCATCGGCAGGTCGCGCAGCCTGTTTCGAACCAGACGATGGGAGTGGGCGCGGCATGA
- a CDS encoding class I SAM-dependent methyltransferase — translation MKTAVMPETEQISCPCGSQVLPIKVFQTPTRRYVRCPDCELVFLNPRPLTTKVEEFYREDYDEAYGEIEASSDRDPVFESVARRLAQYRQPPGRLLDVGCGDGAFLLLCQSAGWSCYGLELSKRAAARAVRRGVTVLPPDSLERIGECEPFDVISLVNVLETVASPATVLRQVAGALAPSGLVVIRATNGAFHLPMRTPARWVGSRYDQAFHLFLYSPEALRSLLQGIGLETIAIHNSVPSRGPLTPANPWMSRLKWRIGAAAFWSCAELLYRVTGGRVVWAPSFELIARRNEGLS, via the coding sequence GTGAAGACGGCAGTCATGCCGGAGACAGAACAGATCTCCTGTCCCTGTGGGAGCCAGGTCCTACCGATCAAGGTGTTTCAGACGCCGACCAGACGGTATGTCCGTTGCCCAGACTGTGAGTTGGTGTTTCTGAATCCTCGGCCGTTGACCACAAAAGTTGAGGAGTTCTACCGCGAAGACTACGACGAAGCCTATGGCGAGATCGAGGCCTCGTCGGATCGCGACCCGGTGTTCGAGAGTGTCGCGCGTCGTCTTGCCCAGTACCGGCAGCCGCCCGGGCGGCTGCTCGATGTCGGTTGTGGGGATGGCGCATTCCTCCTCCTCTGTCAGTCTGCGGGATGGAGCTGTTACGGACTGGAGTTGTCGAAGCGGGCCGCTGCGCGCGCGGTTCGTCGTGGTGTGACGGTGTTGCCTCCAGACTCTTTGGAGCGGATCGGTGAGTGCGAACCGTTCGATGTCATCTCGTTGGTGAACGTGTTGGAGACGGTCGCGAGTCCGGCGACTGTCCTCCGGCAGGTCGCTGGTGCCTTGGCGCCATCCGGTCTCGTGGTGATCAGAGCGACCAACGGGGCCTTCCACCTTCCGATGCGGACACCGGCTCGGTGGGTTGGATCGCGCTACGATCAAGCCTTTCATCTCTTTCTCTATTCGCCAGAGGCCCTCCGTTCGCTGTTGCAGGGGATTGGATTGGAGACGATCGCGATCCATAACTCAGTTCCGAGCCGAGGGCCGCTCACTCCCGCGAATCCCTGGATGAGCCGCCTCAAGTGGCGGATCGGTGCGGCCGCGTTCTGGTCCTGTGCGGAGTTGCTCTACAGGGTGACAGGCGGGCGTGTGGTCTGGGCTCCGTCATTTGAGCTCATTGCCAGGCGGAACGAGGGATTGTCATGA